From Chitinophagales bacterium, the proteins below share one genomic window:
- the xseA gene encoding exodeoxyribonuclease VII large subunit, translating into MPVLMRLSALVNEIQETLEDRFEGTSFWVNAEITDVKKYPDKRWCFIKFIEKEGNTITTEIKGVFWGGTYHHIELFEQQTRQLFANGLLISCRVRVRFHKRYGLTLEVLEIDTSFALGKLAMDREAVLQRLVKENPEHIRLEDGQYITKNNMLPLPVVIQRIALIAAKNSDGERDFLQELKNNRYGYSFEIREYNVQIQGEQASEMMCSQLQQIGGSARSYDVVVIVRGGGSETDFKPFDNYELAKAVATFPIPILTGIGHDRNISITDLMAQASKTPTKAAASIVDHNLNFEQDMLNLKERFFSALNQMLQVNNQQLALIKTAVKQATANYLRNRKTELKAMERLVKNLSPSMLLAKGFAVVVQDEKIISDPQQINVHASIKTILKSTIIHSNVTDKTPYENEPEL; encoded by the coding sequence ATGCCCGTCCTCATGCGACTTTCAGCATTGGTGAATGAGATACAGGAAACGCTGGAAGACCGTTTCGAAGGCACTTCATTTTGGGTGAATGCCGAGATTACCGATGTAAAAAAATATCCCGACAAAAGGTGGTGTTTTATCAAGTTCATCGAAAAGGAAGGAAATACAATAACTACAGAAATCAAAGGCGTTTTCTGGGGCGGCACTTACCACCACATCGAACTTTTTGAACAACAGACAAGGCAGCTTTTTGCCAACGGCCTGCTGATCAGTTGCCGTGTTCGTGTACGTTTTCATAAGCGTTATGGCCTCACGCTGGAGGTGCTGGAAATCGATACCTCCTTTGCCCTTGGCAAACTGGCCATGGACCGCGAGGCCGTGCTACAGCGGCTGGTGAAAGAAAACCCGGAGCATATCCGGCTGGAAGACGGCCAATACATAACGAAAAACAATATGCTGCCACTGCCCGTGGTGATACAGCGCATTGCACTGATCGCTGCAAAAAATTCGGATGGTGAAAGGGACTTCCTGCAGGAGTTGAAGAACAACAGGTATGGCTATTCATTTGAAATCCGTGAATACAACGTGCAGATACAGGGTGAGCAGGCCAGCGAAATGATGTGTAGTCAGTTGCAGCAAATTGGCGGTTCAGCCCGTTCCTATGATGTAGTGGTGATTGTACGGGGCGGCGGATCAGAAACAGATTTCAAACCATTCGACAACTACGAACTGGCCAAAGCGGTTGCCACCTTTCCAATCCCTATACTGACGGGTATAGGTCACGACAGAAACATCAGCATCACCGACCTCATGGCACAGGCCAGTAAAACACCTACGAAAGCAGCAGCATCTATTGTAGACCACAACCTGAATTTTGAGCAGGATATGCTCAACTTAAAAGAGCGTTTTTTCTCGGCTTTGAATCAAATGCTGCAGGTGAATAACCAGCAACTTGCCCTGATCAAAACAGCAGTGAAACAGGCAACAGCAAACTATCTCAGGAACCGCAAGACAGAACTGAAGGCTATGGAAAGGCTGGTAAAAAATTTAAGCCCTTCCATGCTGCTTGCCAAAGGATTTGCAGTGGTGGTGCAGGATGAAAAGATTATTTCGGATCCGCAGCAGATTAATGTTCATGCTTCCATAAAAACGATTCTGAAATCCACGATTATTCACAGTAACGTCACTGACAAAACGCCCTATGAAAACGAACCTGAGCTATAG
- the xseB gene encoding exodeoxyribonuclease VII small subunit: MKTNLSYSSAYAVLEKLVAQMESDEIQVDELAEKVKQAHELIAFCEKKLRSVEKEVKKTESGP; this comes from the coding sequence ATGAAAACGAACCTGAGCTATAGCAGCGCCTATGCCGTCCTCGAAAAACTGGTAGCGCAGATGGAATCCGATGAAATACAGGTAGACGAACTTGCGGAAAAAGTAAAGCAGGCTCATGAGCTGATCGCCTTCTGCGAAAAAAAACTGCGCTCGGTAGAGAAAGAAGTGAAGAAAACTGAATCCGGGCCATAA
- a CDS encoding T9SS type A sorting domain-containing protein yields MRKFSFSMAILLLMAGGLFAQQRNCGTMDHLHWLQQQDPNLALRMQDIENATQSYIAANGGETRTVVTIPVVVHVLYNTTAQNISDAQIQAQINQLNADYARLNTDAGNTPSVWQSTAANCEVQFCLAQRDPNGAATTGIVRKSTTATSFSSNDNAKHNSTGGDDAWPAGSYLNLWSVNLGGGLLGYAQFPGGAAATDGVVVLYSSVGSLAQPGTASPYNYGRTLTHEVGHWLNLYHIWGDDGTACTGTDNVSDTPNQADENYGCPVFPTVSCSNGPNGDMFMNYMDYTDDGCMNMFTAGQKARMQALFATGGARLSLTTSSGCTPPSTSCGTPSGLSASSITSSSATVSWSAVSGATSYNVQYKLSSSSTWTTTTSTTTSKALTGLTASTVYNYQVQAVCASGSSAYSTASSFTTLSSGGTTYCASNGISQTYEYIDLVTFGSISRTSGADAGGYYNGSASVAVVNKGSAYTITTSAGFSGSTYAEQWAVFCDWNADGDFTDAGETAASFSSSAAGNNTATITIPATASTATTRMRVSMKYGAAPTSCESFAEGEVEDYSLNIQAGSGGGCVETYESNNTSATAKPVSVGVDISSQISTASDLDWYSFANTTTNKNIKITLTTLPADYDIKLYNPSGTNVKTSQNGGTTSETIIYNTSTVGTYKIQVYGYSGAYSNTACYTMKILTSSTAFRFEEGAQELLTVKTDLQVYPNPVADNMTLQFTGEGKGDAQISVYNLLGQRMYTADVLALEGDNLFNLDVQAFTNGTYIAEVMHNGTALRKQFVIAH; encoded by the coding sequence ATGAGAAAATTCTCCTTCTCCATGGCCATCTTATTGTTGATGGCCGGCGGCTTGTTCGCTCAGCAACGGAATTGCGGTACCATGGATCATCTCCACTGGCTGCAGCAGCAGGATCCCAATCTTGCGCTCCGCATGCAGGACATTGAAAATGCCACACAGTCTTATATTGCTGCTAATGGCGGTGAAACACGGACGGTAGTGACCATTCCGGTAGTCGTGCATGTATTGTACAATACCACAGCACAGAATATTTCTGATGCGCAGATACAGGCGCAAATCAATCAGCTGAATGCCGACTATGCACGACTCAACACAGATGCCGGTAACACGCCCTCCGTCTGGCAATCCACAGCCGCCAACTGCGAAGTGCAGTTCTGCCTGGCACAGCGCGATCCGAATGGAGCTGCAACTACCGGTATCGTTCGCAAGTCAACAACGGCAACTTCCTTTTCTTCCAATGATAACGCCAAGCATAACAGCACCGGTGGTGATGATGCCTGGCCTGCCGGTTCTTATCTGAATCTCTGGTCGGTGAACCTCGGTGGCGGATTGCTGGGCTATGCACAGTTTCCGGGTGGTGCTGCTGCCACAGATGGTGTGGTGGTATTGTATTCCTCTGTCGGCAGCCTTGCACAACCCGGCACTGCTTCACCCTATAACTATGGCAGAACGCTTACGCATGAAGTTGGCCATTGGCTGAACCTCTATCATATCTGGGGTGACGACGGCACTGCCTGCACCGGAACAGATAATGTTTCCGATACACCCAACCAGGCAGATGAGAATTACGGTTGCCCTGTTTTCCCGACGGTGTCCTGCAGCAATGGCCCCAATGGCGATATGTTTATGAATTACATGGATTATACGGATGATGGCTGCATGAACATGTTTACTGCCGGTCAGAAGGCAAGAATGCAGGCATTGTTTGCCACCGGTGGTGCCCGTCTTTCACTCACCACTTCATCCGGATGCACACCACCCAGCACTTCCTGTGGTACACCTTCCGGGCTGAGCGCTTCTTCCATCACCAGCTCATCGGCAACGGTAAGCTGGTCAGCTGTAAGTGGAGCAACGAGTTACAACGTGCAATATAAACTCTCCAGCAGTTCGACCTGGACAACCACCACTTCCACCACAACTTCTAAAGCGCTGACCGGCCTTACAGCCAGCACCGTTTACAATTACCAGGTACAGGCTGTTTGTGCAAGTGGCAGTTCCGCTTACTCCACAGCATCGTCTTTTACTACCCTGTCTTCCGGCGGCACCACTTATTGCGCATCCAATGGTATCAGTCAGACCTATGAATACATCGACCTCGTAACATTCGGCAGCATCTCCAGAACATCGGGTGCTGATGCAGGAGGTTACTACAATGGCAGTGCTTCAGTGGCTGTTGTCAATAAAGGTTCGGCATACACTATTACTACCAGCGCCGGGTTTTCCGGAAGCACCTATGCGGAACAGTGGGCTGTTTTCTGCGACTGGAATGCCGACGGGGATTTCACCGATGCCGGTGAAACTGCCGCATCCTTCTCTTCATCTGCAGCGGGTAATAATACCGCTACCATCACGATACCGGCTACAGCTTCCACCGCTACCACTCGCATGAGAGTGAGCATGAAATATGGCGCGGCACCCACTTCCTGTGAATCATTTGCCGAAGGGGAAGTGGAAGATTACTCCCTTAACATACAAGCCGGAAGCGGTGGCGGATGCGTGGAAACCTACGAATCCAATAATACCAGCGCTACAGCCAAACCTGTATCGGTGGGTGTTGACATTTCTTCACAGATCAGCACCGCATCTGACCTTGACTGGTATTCATTCGCCAATACCACTACCAATAAAAATATCAAAATAACGCTCACCACGCTGCCTGCCGATTATGACATCAAGCTCTATAATCCGAGCGGCACGAATGTGAAGACTTCGCAAAATGGCGGCACTACCAGCGAAACGATTATCTACAATACATCAACCGTTGGCACTTACAAGATTCAGGTGTATGGATACAGCGGCGCCTACAGCAATACGGCCTGCTATACCATGAAAATCCTGACCAGCAGCACTGCCTTCCGTTTTGAAGAGGGTGCCCAGGAATTGCTGACTGTTAAGACTGATTTACAGGTGTATCCCAATCCTGTTGCGGATAACATGACACTTCAGTTTACCGGTGAAGGCAAG